From the Pseudorasbora parva isolate DD20220531a chromosome 2, ASM2467924v1, whole genome shotgun sequence genome, the window ACTATTGAAGGTTCTTGGCTAATTCAGGCATTGTTTCAGGACCTGGAAAAAAAGAACAAGTTCTTACATTTTCGAGTGAAATTATATCAGGCCTCATTCATTGGTAGAACAATTTTCCATGTAAATCgtgtttaaaattatgcttGCGTGAATTAGTTTGCTTCAATTAATACATCTCGATTGGGGTTAAAATTATGATCACAATATTAACAATAAACAGAATGGATGAATAAAGATTAGTGCTGTTAAATcgattaattgcaattaatcgcagctaacataaaagtttgtgtttacacacacacacacacacacacacacacacacgcgcacacacacacacacacacacacacacacaattatataAACAAAAACCTTTATCGATAAACCGATTAATCACAATACATTCATTTACTCTATATGTATGTTTGTCTGTGTATGTTAGTACattcaaatcgattaatcatatttaacataaaagtttgtgtttatataatgtgtgtatgtatatacagtatacacacacacacacacacgtttatgtacacacacatataaacaaACATCAGAATGGCTGAATAAAGATTAGTGCTGTTaaatcgattaatcgcaattaatcgcagctaacataaaagtttgtgtttatacacacacacacacacacacacacacaagcaaaaACCTTTATTGATAAACTGATTAATCGCAATACATTCATTTACTCTATATGTATGTTTGCCTGTGTATGTTAGTACATTCAAATCGAATAATCATATTTAACATAAGTTTGTGTTTAtattatgtgtatatgtatatacatacacacacacacacacacacacacacacacacacacacacacacacacacacacacgtttatgtacacacacatataaacaaAAACCAGAATGGATGAGTAAAGATTAGTGTTGTTaaatcgattaatcgcaattaatcgcagctaacataaaagtttgtgttcacacacacacacacacacacacacacacacacacacacacacacacacacacacaattatataCACAAAAACCTTTATCGATAACCGATTAATCTCAATACATACATTTACTCTATATGTATGTTTGTCTGTGTATGTTAGTACattcaaatcgattaatcacattaacataaaagtttgtgtttatataatgtgtttatgtatataaagcatacacacacatacacacacacacacacacacacacacacacgtacgtttatgtacacacacatatgaacAAAAACCAGAATGGATGAATAAAGATTAGTGCTGTTAAATCGATTAATCGCAgctaacataaaagtttgtgtttatacacacacacacacacacacacacacacacacacacacacacacacacacacacacacacacacacacacacacacacacacacacacacaattatataAACTAAAACCTTTATTGATAAACCGATTAATCGCAATACATACATTTACTCtatatgtatgtttgtgtgtgtatgttagtacattcaaatcgattaatcacgattaatcacatttaacataaaagtttgtgtttatataatgtgtgtatgtatatatagcatacacacacacaaacacgtttatgtacacacacatataaacaaAAACGTTTGTGTTATATGTGATATGATTAATCGATTATATATGTGTCTAAGTGTGtgttagtgctgtcaaatcgattaatcgcatctaaaagtttgtttatagaatatatatatacctatgTTATATGCGATTAATTAATTTGACAGAACTAGTATATAGGCCTATACTGtatatagacacacacagacacgcacatagttaatattatataagcaaaaacttttaagttagtcgcgattaatcgattttacagcactaataaagaTACATGCATGCAAGAGTATAGAAATAATATATCTAAATACAAGAAATATTTGCAGATCAACTTGGTAAACAATTACACACCAGCTAAAACAAGACACGGatgtttatttatgaaaatgtcATGAGCACAGCATGAAACTGTGCATAGTTCATGTCCCAAGGGAGTTTATTTTGTTGAATTTAACATTTAAGTGTCTTTATGCAGGCAGTTGATTTTTGCTCACCTGTTTTCACAGCAGATCATCGATGCTCTGTGACTCAGTCTGATCGTCGGCCTTTCCACCACCTTTGCTCACGTCTGATTCTGAATTCTCATACCCTTCATTCTGGTAACAGGTGAACTGGTCCTCGTTTGGCTTTTCCTCCTGAGATGCTTCATTGGATTTGCTCACATCCGATTCAGAACCCTCTGTGGTTTTGCTTCCTTCTGTCCCACCCGACTCCTCGTCCTCGTACCCTTGGTTCTGGTAGCACATGAACTGATCATCATCTGACTTTTCTTTGGGCAGCTTCTCACATTTGATCATATCCGATTCAAGATCCTTCTGTCCTGGGAAATAGGTGGATTTGCCCCATGTCACGTTTCGAATGGTGGAAGAACTGCTTCCTGTTTTCAGACCTGTGCAAAACAAAGGCAGATGGTTAGCttcaatatataaatacacaagaGGATATACAGTTACATAAAATGGTAGATCGGTtcaatttgaattaaaaaagtaagactgattacattttgactaattgctacactct encodes:
- the LOC137050327 gene encoding uncharacterized protein is translated as MKELRCIGSCLPLFVMAIVFDIVGVILLFVGIFGDVRRNGVFYGDFLIHTGALLLFASLAWWLMWYVGNIRVEEESLTHRPSAARSVKALARKLTERLSKTHLKDNTGLKTGSSSSTIRNVTWGKSTYFPGQKDLESDMIKCEKLPKEKSDDDQFMCYQNQGYEDEESGGTEGSKTTEGSESDVSKSNEASQEEKPNEDQFTCYQNEGYENSESDVSKGGGKADDQTESQSIDDLL